In a genomic window of Gemmatimonadota bacterium:
- a CDS encoding aminotransferase class V-fold PLP-dependent enzyme gives NQEDGAYRLMQYGTGNLSLLVGLEKAVDFFLALGPERVEERIIGLADRLRAGLQQIPGVTIRSPLHPELRSATTIWALERRKPIDLQDALWERARVRVRAVGEDLGVRQCCHIYNLEEEVDRTLDTVRALA, from the coding sequence AATCAGGAAGACGGCGCCTACCGGCTCATGCAGTACGGCACGGGCAACCTGTCCCTGCTTGTGGGGCTGGAGAAGGCGGTGGACTTCTTCCTGGCCCTGGGGCCCGAGCGCGTCGAAGAGCGCATCATCGGCCTCGCCGACCGGCTGCGCGCCGGACTGCAGCAGATCCCTGGCGTGACCATCCGCTCCCCCCTCCATCCGGAGCTGCGCTCCGCAACCACCATCTGGGCGCTGGAGCGCAGGAAGCCCATCGATCTGCAGGATGCGCTCTGGGAGCGGGCCCGGGTGCGCGTCCGCGCCGTGGGCGAGGACTTGGGTGTCCGCCAGTGCTGCCACATCTACAACCTGGAGGAGGAGGTGGACCGCACGCTGGACACCGTGCGCGCGCTGGCGTAG